In Lentibacillus amyloliquefaciens, one DNA window encodes the following:
- the dhaL gene encoding dihydroxyacetone kinase subunit DhaL, with amino-acid sequence MELTVQDIVTWIEKANEKMQANKEYLTTLDQEIGDGDHGINMARGFQEAAAKLADNDYPDAEAVLKDTAMTLMSKIGGASGPLFGTAFLKMSVASKEAETLDYETFKHGLKEAVEGIKQRGKATEGEKTLVDVWAKMADLFNKETDFSADKIADEANDAMEQTKDMMATKGRASYFKERSIGHIDPGSASSQYIFTALAEVIGGKL; translated from the coding sequence ATGGAGTTAACCGTACAGGATATTGTTACATGGATCGAAAAAGCAAACGAAAAAATGCAAGCAAATAAGGAATATCTCACAACACTTGATCAGGAGATTGGTGACGGTGACCACGGCATTAATATGGCACGCGGGTTTCAGGAAGCTGCTGCTAAATTAGCTGATAATGACTACCCTGATGCTGAAGCAGTCTTGAAGGATACCGCCATGACGCTCATGTCTAAAATCGGCGGCGCATCAGGTCCGCTATTCGGGACAGCGTTTTTGAAAATGTCTGTCGCATCGAAAGAAGCAGAAACGCTTGATTACGAGACGTTTAAGCACGGTCTAAAAGAAGCCGTTGAAGGCATCAAACAACGGGGGAAAGCCACAGAAGGCGAGAAAACACTAGTGGATGTCTGGGCAAAGATGGCTGATTTATTCAACAAAGAAACAGATTTTTCAGCTGATAAAATTGCTGATGAGGCTAATGATGCTATGGAACAAACCAAGGATATGATGGCAACGAAGGGCCGCGCTTCATATTTTAAAGAGCGGTCAATCGGGCATATAGACCCGGGTTCGGCTTCGTCTCAATATATTTTCACAGCATTGGCTGAGGTCATTGGAGGGAAGTTATAA
- a CDS encoding glycerol-3-phosphate dehydrogenase/oxidase produces the protein MSVFSSHQRENIFQSIEQEQLDVLVIGGGITGAGIALDAVTRGMNAAVVEMQDFAAGTSSRSTKLVHGGLRYLKQFEVKMVSEVGKERAIVYENGPHVTTPEWMMLPLYKGGTFGPFTTNIGLRLYDFLAGVKRSERRKMLSPQEAAEKEPLIKDDKLKGAGYYVEYKTDDARLTIEVMKKAVEYGAHSINYAKVIDFIYDAGRIAGAVVEDQITGEHRYIYAKKIVNAGGPWVDDLREIDGSKQGKSLYLTKGIHLVFPKKRFPLQQAIYFDAPDGRMIFAIPRNKKTYVGTTDTSYQGDIAHPQMTEDERDYLLEAINFIFPSLDMTKDDVDSSYAGLRPLIAEEGEDDPDEISRKDEMFISDSGLISMAGGKLTGYRKMAEDTVDAVMKQLKDEDGILYSDSETEHLPISGGEVGGSKGFQKFKQDKITEAADLGIIEETADFLIQKYGANIDRLFEIYKNEKARAKEAGIEPTVFAELQYALKFEMAYKPADFFVRRTGALFFDIDFVRFHKDNVINYIAKELQWSDKQKQEYIDELDQLLHESVNPVD, from the coding sequence ATGTCAGTATTTTCAAGTCATCAGCGGGAAAATATATTTCAGTCGATTGAACAAGAGCAGCTTGATGTGCTTGTGATCGGCGGCGGAATTACCGGTGCGGGGATTGCACTGGATGCGGTCACCCGGGGTATGAATGCAGCTGTTGTGGAAATGCAGGATTTTGCTGCGGGTACCTCAAGCCGTTCAACCAAACTGGTGCACGGGGGTTTGCGCTATTTAAAGCAATTTGAGGTGAAAATGGTATCGGAAGTGGGCAAAGAACGGGCGATTGTTTATGAAAACGGCCCGCACGTCACGACACCTGAGTGGATGATGCTGCCATTATATAAAGGCGGCACATTCGGACCATTTACGACAAATATTGGCCTGCGCTTGTATGATTTTCTGGCAGGTGTCAAAAGGTCCGAGCGCAGAAAAATGCTGAGTCCTCAAGAAGCAGCAGAAAAAGAACCGCTTATTAAGGATGATAAGCTAAAAGGTGCAGGTTATTATGTTGAATATAAAACAGATGACGCACGGCTCACAATTGAAGTCATGAAAAAAGCGGTTGAGTATGGTGCGCATTCAATCAATTATGCAAAAGTCATTGATTTTATTTATGATGCCGGAAGAATTGCAGGAGCCGTTGTTGAGGATCAGATCACGGGTGAGCATCGGTATATTTATGCTAAAAAAATAGTCAATGCAGGCGGCCCCTGGGTTGATGACCTCCGTGAAATTGACGGTTCCAAGCAGGGAAAGTCGCTTTATCTGACCAAAGGTATTCACCTGGTCTTTCCGAAAAAACGATTCCCGCTGCAGCAGGCAATTTATTTTGATGCACCGGATGGAAGAATGATTTTCGCCATTCCCAGAAATAAAAAAACGTATGTAGGAACCACTGATACAAGTTATCAAGGGGATATAGCTCATCCGCAAATGACTGAAGATGAACGTGATTATTTGTTGGAGGCCATCAATTTTATTTTTCCGTCACTTGATATGACGAAAGATGATGTCGATTCAAGCTACGCCGGTCTCAGGCCACTAATTGCTGAAGAGGGAGAAGACGATCCGGATGAAATCTCCCGTAAAGATGAAATGTTCATCTCTGATTCAGGACTGATATCAATGGCCGGCGGTAAATTGACAGGTTACCGGAAGATGGCCGAAGATACGGTGGATGCCGTTATGAAACAGCTGAAAGACGAGGACGGTATCTTGTATTCTGATTCGGAAACAGAGCATTTGCCGATTTCCGGTGGTGAAGTCGGCGGATCAAAAGGCTTTCAGAAGTTTAAACAAGATAAGATTACAGAAGCGGCCGACCTTGGAATCATTGAAGAGACAGCCGACTTCCTTATTCAGAAGTACGGAGCAAATATAGACAGGCTTTTTGAGATATACAAGAATGAGAAAGCGCGTGCCAAGGAAGCGGGTATCGAACCAACAGTATTTGCCGAACTGCAATACGCCCTCAAATTTGAAATGGCCTATAAACCTGCAGACTTCTTTGTACGGCGAACGGGCGCGTTGTTTTTTGACATTGATTTTGTCAGATTCCATAAAGATAATGTGATTAACTATATCGCTAAGGAATTGCAATGGAGCGATAAGCAAAAACAGGAATACATTGATGAACTGGATCAATTGCTTCATGAATCTGTAAACCCGGTGGATTGA
- a CDS encoding tetratricopeptide repeat protein, with product MQESDNRVQRFNENIIPFIPDGDFYFTKGAEAFQKHKFDVATKWLHKAIETDPENPLYQCQMSIVYTEIGAFHAANQLLNDVLTSTDDHYPDCYYLLANNYAHLGLLNEAKKHAKIYLDQATDGDFSADAEHLLDLMHIDEEDDNNEWQFDEEDELLVYQETIFHHMENNAWNEALPLLEEMLALFPEHQSIKHDYTYALFAVGYTEDAIRMELEVLSEHPDSLNSHSNLVMFYYETGRKKEYEWHLNQLLNVYPMREQQKLRVAVTFARTGAFNQAYSRFKQLAKWQLKSHLSYFKWYSITAYNLGEPAKALSLWKEGCKRHPQLAEQEGPWKTE from the coding sequence ATGCAGGAATCAGACAATAGGGTACAACGGTTTAATGAAAATATTATCCCCTTTATCCCTGACGGCGATTTTTATTTTACGAAAGGTGCTGAAGCCTTTCAGAAACATAAATTTGATGTTGCGACAAAATGGCTGCACAAAGCTATTGAAACAGATCCGGAAAACCCCCTGTATCAATGCCAGATGTCGATCGTTTATACGGAGATTGGCGCTTTTCATGCTGCGAATCAGCTTCTGAATGACGTACTGACATCAACAGATGATCACTATCCGGATTGCTACTATTTGCTGGCAAATAATTACGCTCATTTAGGGTTATTAAATGAAGCGAAAAAACACGCAAAAATTTATCTCGATCAAGCAACTGATGGGGACTTTAGCGCAGATGCCGAACATTTGCTGGATTTGATGCATATTGATGAAGAAGACGATAATAATGAATGGCAATTTGATGAAGAAGATGAGTTGCTCGTTTATCAGGAAACAATTTTTCATCATATGGAAAACAATGCGTGGAATGAAGCGCTCCCATTGCTTGAAGAAATGCTGGCCTTGTTTCCGGAACACCAATCAATTAAGCACGATTATACATACGCTTTATTTGCTGTCGGATATACCGAGGATGCCATCAGAATGGAACTTGAAGTCCTGTCGGAGCATCCTGATTCCTTGAACAGTCACAGCAATCTGGTCATGTTTTATTATGAGACAGGGCGGAAAAAGGAATATGAATGGCATTTAAATCAATTGCTGAATGTGTATCCGATGCGTGAACAGCAAAAATTACGGGTAGCTGTAACGTTTGCAAGAACTGGTGCATTCAATCAAGCATATTCACGATTTAAGCAGCTGGCTAAATGGCAGTTGAAAAGCCATTTATCCTATTTTAAATGGTACAGTATAACAGCCTATAACCTTGGTGAACCTGCAAAAGCTCTTTCATTATGGAAGGAAGGGTGCAAAAGACATCCACAGCTGGCAGAGCAGGAAGGTCCATGGAAAACAGAGTAG
- the glpK gene encoding glycerol kinase GlpK: MSETFILSIDQGTTSSRAILFNHDGEIVETAQKEFEQFFPHPGWVEHDANEIWTSVLACISEVLRKSEVDPSQIAGIGISNQRETTVIWDKKTGKPIYKAVVWQSRQTDGICKELTEQGYEDVIREKTGLLIDAYFSGTKVKWILDNVDGAREKAENGDLLFGTMDTWIVYKLSGGKAHITDYSNASRTLMFNIYDLKWDDELLDILGVPKSMLPEVKESSEVYANTVDYHFFGHEVPIAGIAGDQQAALFGQACFDKGMAKNTYGTGNFMLMNTGEEGVKSDHGLLTTLAWGVNGKVEYALEGSIFVSGSAIQWLRDGLKIIENSPQSEDYATRVDSTDGVYMVPAFVGLGTPYWDSDARGAFFGITRGTTREHMIRATLESLAYQSKDVLDAMIEDSGINLKTMRVDGGAVKNDFLMQFQSDMVGVSVERPVVQETTALGAAYLAGLAVGYWKDKNEIAEQWQNERTFEPHMEKETRNGLYDGWKTAVKAARTFK; the protein is encoded by the coding sequence ATGAGTGAAACATTTATTCTTTCAATAGACCAAGGGACAACAAGTTCACGCGCCATTTTATTTAACCACGACGGGGAAATCGTAGAAACAGCCCAAAAAGAGTTTGAACAATTTTTCCCGCATCCGGGCTGGGTCGAACATGATGCCAATGAAATTTGGACATCGGTACTGGCTTGTATCTCGGAAGTATTGCGCAAGTCAGAAGTGGATCCATCCCAGATTGCCGGAATCGGTATATCCAATCAGCGGGAGACAACCGTTATCTGGGATAAAAAGACGGGCAAGCCCATATACAAAGCGGTCGTCTGGCAATCACGGCAGACTGACGGCATATGCAAGGAATTAACTGAGCAGGGTTATGAAGATGTCATACGTGAAAAAACGGGCTTGTTGATTGACGCCTATTTTTCAGGAACAAAAGTCAAATGGATTCTTGATAATGTTGACGGTGCAAGAGAAAAGGCCGAAAATGGTGATTTGCTGTTTGGCACGATGGACACATGGATTGTGTACAAGCTTTCCGGTGGCAAGGCACACATTACCGATTATTCAAATGCGTCCAGGACATTGATGTTTAATATATACGATCTTAAATGGGATGATGAACTTCTGGATATATTGGGTGTGCCGAAAAGCATGCTTCCTGAAGTCAAGGAATCCTCCGAGGTTTATGCAAACACTGTTGATTACCACTTCTTTGGACATGAAGTGCCTATAGCCGGGATAGCCGGTGACCAGCAGGCCGCATTGTTCGGTCAGGCATGCTTTGACAAAGGAATGGCAAAGAACACATATGGAACTGGAAATTTCATGCTGATGAATACAGGTGAAGAAGGGGTTAAATCTGATCATGGTCTCTTGACAACTTTGGCCTGGGGCGTGAATGGCAAAGTGGAGTACGCTTTGGAAGGGAGTATCTTTGTATCAGGTTCGGCTATACAATGGCTGCGTGATGGCCTGAAAATTATCGAAAATTCCCCGCAGAGTGAAGACTACGCAACGAGGGTGGATTCCACGGACGGTGTTTATATGGTGCCGGCATTTGTCGGGCTGGGAACGCCTTATTGGGACAGTGATGCCCGCGGAGCCTTCTTTGGCATTACGCGTGGGACAACTCGAGAACACATGATCAGGGCAACACTCGAGTCACTTGCTTATCAGTCAAAAGATGTACTGGATGCGATGATAGAAGATTCCGGTATTAATTTAAAAACCATGCGGGTTGATGGCGGCGCCGTGAAAAATGATTTTCTCATGCAATTTCAAAGCGATATGGTTGGTGTTTCCGTTGAACGGCCTGTTGTACAGGAAACGACAGCATTGGGGGCCGCTTATCTTGCCGGGCTTGCGGTCGGCTACTGGAAAGATAAGAACGAGATTGCTGAACAATGGCAAAATGAACGGACATTTGAGCCTCACATGGAAAAAGAAACGCGCAACGGACTTTATGATGGATGGAAAACAGCTGTGAAGGCGGCAAGAACGTTTAAATAG
- the fdhA gene encoding formaldehyde dehydrogenase, glutathione-independent encodes MAGNRAVVYSKPGEVEVHDISYPDLVLRDGPGVNPLNVGRKCNHGVILKVVTTNICGSDQHMVRGRTTAPSGLVLGHEITGEVIETGSDVEFIKQGDLVSVPFNIACGRCENCRKQDTHICLNVNPDRPGSAYGYVDMGGWVGGQSEYVMVPYADFQLLKFPDKDRAMEKILDLTMLSDIFPTGYHGAVSSGVKTGSTVYVAGAGPVGLAAAHSAQLLGASVVIVGDMIEERLAQARSFGCETINLREHDDMGEQIEQILGIPEVDSAIDAVGFEASGHGEGSGEAPAAVLNSIMGATKAGGRLGIPGLYVTGDPGAEDRDAKEGTLKIRFGLGFAKAHTFVTGQTPVMKYHRDLMKAILSGKANIAKAVNATLISLDQAPDGYKQFDGGVSKKFVIDPHGLVHN; translated from the coding sequence ATGGCTGGTAACAGAGCGGTCGTTTATAGCAAACCGGGGGAGGTAGAGGTACACGATATCAGTTATCCTGATTTGGTCTTACGGGATGGTCCGGGTGTTAATCCGTTAAACGTTGGCAGAAAATGTAACCATGGAGTCATTTTGAAAGTCGTTACAACAAACATTTGTGGAAGCGACCAACACATGGTTCGCGGACGGACAACGGCACCAAGTGGATTGGTTCTGGGTCATGAAATCACCGGTGAAGTGATTGAGACCGGCAGTGATGTAGAATTTATCAAGCAGGGGGATCTTGTATCCGTACCATTCAATATTGCGTGCGGACGGTGCGAAAATTGTCGGAAACAGGATACACACATTTGCCTGAATGTGAATCCTGATCGCCCCGGATCTGCGTATGGCTATGTTGACATGGGCGGCTGGGTAGGCGGCCAATCTGAGTATGTCATGGTACCATATGCAGATTTTCAGCTGCTGAAATTCCCTGATAAAGACCGGGCAATGGAGAAAATCCTTGATTTAACCATGCTCTCGGATATCTTCCCGACAGGGTATCATGGTGCCGTTAGTTCGGGTGTTAAAACCGGGTCAACCGTTTATGTTGCCGGTGCAGGTCCGGTCGGTTTAGCAGCTGCCCACTCCGCTCAGCTATTAGGCGCATCAGTGGTAATTGTCGGAGATATGATTGAAGAACGTTTAGCACAAGCGAGAAGCTTTGGATGTGAAACCATTAATTTGCGTGAACATGATGATATGGGTGAACAGATCGAGCAAATTTTAGGCATTCCTGAGGTTGACTCTGCAATTGATGCGGTTGGTTTTGAGGCCAGCGGTCACGGTGAAGGATCTGGAGAAGCCCCAGCTGCAGTTCTGAATTCCATTATGGGGGCAACCAAAGCAGGAGGACGTCTGGGAATTCCCGGACTCTATGTCACTGGAGACCCCGGTGCAGAAGATCGTGATGCAAAAGAAGGAACGCTGAAAATTCGTTTCGGTTTGGGTTTTGCCAAGGCACATACATTCGTAACCGGACAAACGCCGGTTATGAAATACCATAGAGATTTAATGAAAGCGATTTTAAGTGGAAAAGCAAATATCGCAAAGGCTGTAAATGCCACATTAATCTCGCTTGATCAGGCTCCTGATGGTTATAAACAGTTTGACGGCGGAGTATCGAAAAAGTTTGTCATTGACCCGCATGGTTTAGTTCATAACTAA
- the dhaM gene encoding dihydroxyacetone kinase phosphoryl donor subunit DhaM, giving the protein MSYAGIVLISHSPKVAEGIKDMIRQVIKEVPIEAAGGTDENDIGTSIEKIQQAINRANNGNGVLIFYDIGSAKMNAEMAVEMTEAKDVTVMEAPLVEGSYVAAVESGMDKDTESIAAAVTKAFG; this is encoded by the coding sequence ATGTCGTATGCTGGTATCGTGCTTATTTCTCATAGTCCCAAAGTTGCTGAAGGAATAAAAGATATGATTCGCCAGGTTATTAAAGAAGTGCCGATTGAAGCGGCCGGCGGTACGGATGAAAATGATATAGGGACGAGTATTGAAAAGATTCAGCAGGCAATCAATCGTGCCAATAACGGTAACGGTGTATTAATTTTTTATGACATTGGCAGCGCCAAAATGAATGCAGAAATGGCTGTTGAGATGACAGAAGCAAAGGATGTCACGGTCATGGAAGCCCCATTGGTCGAAGGGTCCTACGTTGCGGCTGTTGAATCCGGCATGGATAAAGATACGGAAAGTATTGCTGCTGCTGTCACGAAAGCGTTTGGATAG
- a CDS encoding IS1182 family transposase translates to MFKHYNMNQVVLPLDLEIKIEENDIAYAVNDVVETIPDDAFTGFRRETGCPAYHPRMMMKIILCAYTQSVFSGRKIEGLLHDSVRMMWLAQGYEPTYRTINRFRVHPEVKELLRQCFVQFRCQLVQEKQIDEEAIFIDGTKIEANANKYTFVWRKAIEKHSAKLVEKSNQMYDELLENEIIPEIERESEDELSTDELRQIAEKLDEKVEAYDKEIEAREKGSERKQLRSERKAPKQYRKRFRDFVVRKQKYKQDMKIFGERNSYSKTDHDATFMRMKDDHMRNGQLKAGYNVQLATEGQYALAYDVFPNPTDTRTFVPFLDHIEEGYFELPKYIVADAGYGSEQNYEDVLENRERTPLITYNQYRKEKKKKYRNNPFHSANWGYNTENDYFICPNDQKVTFRYLSQRTDRYGYTRTFRVYECEDCSGCPLRSQCTKAKEGNNRKIYYNAKWESQKAYTRQQLSEEETGEVYGRRKIDVEPVFGFLKANLRFPRFSVRGQEKVKNELGFAFMAVNLRKYTAKKTNPTLDNNNHLNQKGSNHQKLMIGTFFKSFLASYVPAPSFYFRLMMGHNSIVPHHQPKKQDINRRNNNLFYSNTYIIRNTTVL, encoded by the coding sequence ATGTTTAAACATTATAACATGAATCAAGTGGTTTTGCCTTTAGATTTAGAAATAAAAATAGAGGAAAATGATATTGCCTATGCCGTCAATGACGTCGTGGAAACTATCCCGGATGATGCCTTCACAGGTTTCCGGCGCGAAACAGGCTGCCCAGCTTATCATCCGCGCATGATGATGAAGATTATTTTATGTGCTTACACGCAATCTGTTTTCTCCGGCAGAAAGATCGAAGGATTACTACATGACAGTGTCCGTATGATGTGGCTGGCTCAGGGATATGAACCAACGTATCGCACCATCAATCGATTTCGTGTGCATCCAGAGGTTAAAGAGTTATTGCGTCAATGCTTCGTCCAATTCCGCTGCCAGCTTGTACAGGAAAAACAGATTGATGAAGAAGCGATTTTCATCGATGGGACCAAGATTGAAGCGAATGCCAATAAATACACATTTGTTTGGCGGAAAGCGATAGAGAAACACAGCGCCAAATTGGTGGAGAAGTCCAATCAAATGTATGATGAATTGCTGGAAAACGAAATTATCCCGGAGATTGAACGGGAAAGCGAGGACGAATTATCCACCGATGAACTCAGGCAAATAGCTGAGAAACTGGATGAGAAAGTCGAAGCGTATGACAAAGAGATTGAGGCACGTGAAAAAGGAAGCGAACGGAAACAGCTTCGTTCCGAACGTAAAGCACCGAAACAATACCGCAAACGGTTCAGGGACTTTGTCGTGCGCAAACAGAAATATAAGCAGGACATGAAAATTTTCGGGGAACGCAACAGTTACTCCAAGACAGACCATGATGCCACGTTTATGCGCATGAAAGATGACCATATGAGGAACGGCCAGCTGAAAGCAGGTTATAATGTGCAGCTTGCGACAGAGGGTCAATACGCGCTCGCTTACGATGTATTCCCAAACCCGACGGACACACGTACTTTCGTTCCTTTCCTGGATCATATTGAGGAAGGTTACTTTGAGCTGCCTAAGTATATTGTGGCTGACGCAGGTTATGGCAGTGAACAAAATTACGAAGACGTCCTCGAGAACCGGGAACGCACGCCCCTGATTACATACAACCAATACCGGAAAGAAAAGAAAAAGAAATACAGAAATAACCCTTTCCATTCCGCCAATTGGGGATATAACACGGAAAACGATTATTTTATCTGCCCGAATGACCAAAAAGTAACATTCCGTTACCTATCCCAACGAACAGACCGGTACGGCTATACACGGACCTTCAGAGTTTACGAGTGTGAGGACTGTTCAGGGTGCCCACTGCGTTCCCAATGCACCAAAGCGAAGGAAGGGAATAACCGGAAAATTTATTATAACGCGAAGTGGGAAAGCCAAAAAGCCTACACAAGACAACAGCTTTCGGAAGAAGAAACTGGCGAAGTTTACGGGCGACGTAAAATCGATGTGGAGCCAGTCTTCGGATTTCTGAAGGCTAATTTGCGTTTCCCGCGTTTCTCAGTCAGGGGGCAGGAGAAAGTGAAAAATGAATTAGGATTTGCATTCATGGCGGTGAACTTGAGAAAGTACACCGCCAAAAAGACAAATCCTACCTTAGATAATAACAACCATTTAAATCAAAAAGGTTCCAACCATCAAAAACTGATGATTGGAACCTTTTTTAAGTCATTTTTGGCTAGTTATGTCCCAGCCCCGTCTTTTTATTTCCGGTTGATGATGGGGCACAATAGTATTGTGCCCCATCATCAACCGAAGAAACAGGATATCAACCGAAGAAACAACAATCTTTTTTACTCAAATACATATATTATTCGTAACACAACTGTGTTATAA
- a CDS encoding MIP/aquaporin family protein, which produces MPEFLAEVIGTMILIILGGGVVGGVVLNKSKAEGTGWVLITIGWGLGVTMGVYAVGQFTGAHINPAVTLGFAAAGEFPWAKVPMYISAQLIGAFIGAVIVFFNYLPHWKVTDDKVAKRDVFSTTPAIRSPFSNLISEMIGTFVLVMGLLFIGANEFTEGLNPLIVGLLIVAIGMSLGGTTGYAINPARDLGPRIAHALLPIPGKGGSDWSYAWIPVMGPILGGIYGAVFYNAMFLGEFSALFWILSALVAIIFIGAANSELRNAETAADEVEKKLYRKINISREAKL; this is translated from the coding sequence ATGCCTGAGTTTTTAGCGGAAGTAATCGGTACGATGATTTTGATTATTCTGGGTGGAGGCGTTGTAGGCGGCGTCGTATTAAATAAATCAAAGGCAGAAGGTACCGGCTGGGTATTGATCACCATTGGCTGGGGACTTGGTGTTACAATGGGGGTATATGCGGTTGGCCAGTTTACAGGGGCACATATTAATCCTGCGGTAACACTTGGTTTTGCCGCTGCAGGTGAGTTCCCGTGGGCTAAAGTTCCGATGTATATAAGTGCTCAATTAATCGGCGCTTTTATAGGGGCAGTCATTGTGTTCTTTAATTATTTGCCGCATTGGAAAGTAACAGATGATAAAGTGGCCAAGCGTGATGTTTTCTCCACAACGCCGGCCATTCGCAGTCCTTTTTCCAATTTGATCAGTGAAATGATTGGCACTTTTGTTCTTGTGATGGGACTTTTGTTTATCGGTGCTAATGAGTTCACGGAAGGGTTGAATCCATTGATTGTCGGCCTGTTGATTGTTGCGATTGGGATGTCACTGGGAGGTACGACCGGTTATGCGATTAATCCTGCCCGTGATCTTGGACCGAGAATTGCTCATGCGTTGCTTCCGATACCCGGAAAAGGTGGATCAGATTGGAGTTACGCTTGGATTCCGGTTATGGGTCCGATTTTAGGAGGCATTTATGGTGCTGTGTTTTACAACGCTATGTTTTTAGGTGAATTTTCTGCATTGTTTTGGATATTAAGCGCTTTAGTTGCCATTATTTTCATTGGGGCTGCGAATTCGGAGTTAAGGAATGCGGAAACAGCAGCAGATGAAGTAGAAAAAAAATTGTATAGAAAAATAAACATTTCCAGGGAGGCGAAATTATGA
- the dhaK gene encoding dihydroxyacetone kinase subunit DhaK: protein MKKIINDPNEVVHDMTEGMIAAHSDELKQISGTTVIAKVNAPISGKVGVISGGGSGHEPAHAGYVGNGMLDAAVAGEVFTSPAPDQVLEAIKAADGGAGVFLVIKNYTGDVLNFEMAAELAEAEGIKVEKVVVNDDVAVDDPSSRRGIAGTIFVHKVAGAKAEQGGSLEEVKAAADKAVNNMRSMGMAMTPCIVPAAGSPSFQLGENEMEIGIGIHGESGIERKEITAADDIAQELTDRVLNDFDFTGEAAVMINGLGSTPEMELYIVNKKVQSILAEKGITVYKTFVGEYLTSLEMTGCSVTLLKLDDELKTLLDARAQTPAFHS, encoded by the coding sequence ATGAAAAAGATTATTAATGATCCAAATGAAGTTGTACATGATATGACGGAAGGTATGATCGCAGCACATTCTGATGAACTAAAGCAAATATCAGGAACGACGGTTATTGCGAAAGTCAATGCGCCGATTTCGGGCAAAGTTGGCGTCATCAGCGGTGGCGGAAGCGGTCATGAGCCTGCACACGCAGGTTACGTCGGTAACGGCATGCTGGATGCGGCGGTTGCCGGTGAAGTGTTCACATCCCCGGCACCTGACCAGGTGCTTGAAGCGATTAAAGCCGCTGATGGTGGCGCGGGTGTATTTTTAGTTATCAAAAATTATACAGGCGATGTCCTTAATTTCGAAATGGCAGCAGAACTAGCTGAAGCGGAAGGCATTAAAGTGGAAAAAGTGGTTGTGAATGATGATGTAGCTGTAGATGATCCATCTTCAAGAAGGGGTATCGCCGGAACCATTTTTGTTCATAAAGTTGCCGGGGCAAAAGCTGAACAGGGCGGCTCATTGGAAGAAGTCAAGGCCGCCGCTGACAAAGCTGTCAACAATATGCGATCCATGGGTATGGCGATGACACCGTGTATAGTCCCTGCCGCGGGAAGCCCAAGTTTTCAATTAGGTGAAAATGAAATGGAAATAGGCATCGGCATTCATGGCGAATCAGGAATTGAACGCAAAGAAATTACTGCTGCTGATGACATAGCTCAAGAACTGACGGACCGCGTATTGAATGATTTTGATTTCACCGGTGAGGCAGCTGTTATGATAAACGGTCTGGGATCCACCCCTGAGATGGAGCTGTATATTGTCAATAAAAAGGTGCAGTCCATATTGGCGGAAAAGGGAATCACTGTTTACAAAACATTTGTCGGAGAATACTTGACATCGCTGGAAATGACAGGCTGTTCGGTGACGCTATTGAAATTGGATGATGAATTAAAAACACTGCTTGACGCACGAGCACAGACACCTGCTTTTCACAGCTGA